A stretch of Cicer arietinum cultivar CDC Frontier isolate Library 1 chromosome 5, Cicar.CDCFrontier_v2.0, whole genome shotgun sequence DNA encodes these proteins:
- the LOC101500824 gene encoding vesicle transport protein GOT1-like has protein sequence MVSFEMNDRKKIGLGLTGFGIFFSFLGVVFFFDKGLLAMGNILFVSGVSLTIGLKSTMQFFMKRTNFKGTVSFGIGFLILIMGWPILGMIVESYGFLVLFSGFWPTLSVFLQKIPVLGWIVQQPYIRSLFDRYRGRRVPV, from the exons ATGGTTTCCTTTGAGATGAATGATCGCAAGA AGATTGGATTGGGATTAACGGGCTTTGGTATATTTTTCTCATTCCTGGGCGTTGTATTCTTCTTCGACAAGGGGTTGCTGGCAATGGGAAAT ATCCTCTTTGTTTCTGGAGTATCCCTGACCATTGGACTGAAATCGACCATGCAGTTCTTCATGAAACGTACTAATTTCAAG GGGACAGTTTCATTCGGTATAGGATTCTTGATTCTTATAATGGGATGGCCTATTTTAGGCATGATTGTGGAGTCTTATGGGTTCCTCGTACTCTTCAG TGGTTTCTGGCCTACACTGTCTGTTTTCTTGCAGAAGATTCCTGTTCTTGGTTGGATTGTTCAACAGCCATACATTAGATCG TTGTTTGATCGCTATAGAGGCAGACGAGTACCTGTGTAA